The following coding sequences are from one Triticum aestivum cultivar Chinese Spring chromosome 5A, IWGSC CS RefSeq v2.1, whole genome shotgun sequence window:
- the LOC123103677 gene encoding uncharacterized protein, whose product MMKMINRCQWQSPSRMKNEDLNHHHPSREISLLIQVLEILYSFLSLLCLACVSFLFVPLSMSVSCVQALHSLCVTVCLFCVCCLTLCVCGLTVCDLRANMCVA is encoded by the exons ATGATGAAAATGATCAATCGGTGTCAATGGCAAAGTCCAAGCAGAATGAA GAACGAAGATCTGAATCACCATCACCCCTCTAGAGAAATCAGTTTACTCATTCAAGTTCTGGAAATTCTTTATAGCTTTCTGAGTTTACTTTGTCTTGCATGTGTTAGCTTTCTGTTTGTGCCCCTTTCTATGTCTGTTTCTTGTGTGCAAGCGCTCCATTCTCTGTGTGTGACTGTGTGTCTTTTTTGCGTGTGTTGCTTGACTCTGTGTGTGTGTGGCTTGACTGTGTGTGACTTGAGGGCGAATATGTGTGTGGCTTGA